The Piliocolobus tephrosceles isolate RC106 chromosome 10, ASM277652v3, whole genome shotgun sequence nucleotide sequence ggaaacagagtaagaccctgtctcaaaaaaaaaaaaaaataaggaaattggtGAACTGGGTGAAAGAGTATATAGGAGTACGTtgtactattcttgcaacttttctgtaaattccacattttttcccaaaaaaaaaccttttaaaaaaataccgaTGTATGGGCCCTTCCTCTATAGACTCAGAAGGAAGCTTATGGTGTGGGTTTAACAGGACCCCCAGGAGTTTTTGACCCAGCTGGGGTTCCAAGACAATCTCTTAGACTTCCAGCTCCCAGGCTGTGATTCTGCAAGCCTGAGAAAGGTTTTGGCTTATTTGGCCTCTGGGACAGTCCCACAGGAAAACCAAAAGTCACTAGGGGAGAGGGTGAGGAGGCAGGCAAGACAGCTTGCTTCACATTCTGTCATCCAGTCTCTCCAGGTCCTACCTCCACAGCACCTGGGCGTCAGTCACATGGCCCGGGAGCACCATGCAGCAGGTGTGCCTATCGTGAGCAGTAACACCTCTTAGTGCCAAGAACCATGGAGTCCAGGGGCCTGGGTTCcagtcctgcctctgcctccaactCCTTGTATCAtcgtgggcaaatcacttgagctctctagacctcaattttctcatctcaaAAATGGGCACAATATCACCATTTCTGACTATTCATAGAAGCACTGTAGGTACCACAGGAGAAAAGAGATGTGCATGTTCTTTGGAAAAACACAAATCACTGAACCAAGGGATGTTTGTCTGCCAGACCTTCCCCATCATGACCCGCGGCCTTGGCTCAGGATCGAGGAGGACAATGCCAGCAAAACAGACCAGGAAATCCCAGCACAAGTGCTGCCCCCATCCGTGTGGAGCAAGGGCAGGGTTCAGGACACGCCTATGGGCAACAGGTCAAACTCCACACCCCCAGAGCTTGGTGACCTGACGACCACCCTCCTCATTGTCCACCCCAACCTGAGCCTCTTCGCtcaaacagagaggaaaaaaaggagaagcaaaAGGGAGCCTTCCTCTATGACCCCACCCACACACAACTGTGTTCTGATCACATCTTGCCCTTAAGCCTCCTCCAAGCCTGAAAGAATGGAACAAACAGGGCTCCATGCCCTTAACCTTGAACAACTCTTTCGACTCCTGAGCCATTGCTTCCCCAGCTGTAAAATGACAGAAGGCAATGCAGACCACCCCGCTAAGAGGAGCAATGAGGACCATCCATTTTTTGATGATGAGGTAAGGCTACCGTGTAATCAATCGTATTAATCATGGTGGTAGAACAGGCTTCAACACAGGCAAGGTGGGCTTGGCAAACAGGACTCATGAGTAGACTGGAGACTCCCCCACACAGGCACAGCGAAGACCTGAAGGTTGCCTCCAGCCACCCACGTCTTGGCGTCCCAGGCTCAGACGGGGAGAGCTCCAGAGCTCTGTCAACCACCACCCTACTACAAGTGGGCTACAGCAGCCCTGGCCCAGCCCACCCTCTCTTAGAGGTCCCGCTTCTTCCCCAGgagctcccttcctccttcctgcttgGCTCACCTTGTCGATGAAGGAGGCAAACTTATTGTTGAGGGTCTTGATCTGCTCCCGCTCCTGAGTGCGCACTCGCTGGATCTCGGGGTCGATCTCCACATGGAGGGGAGTCAGCAGGCTCTGGTTGACGGTGACTTCCTGGATCCCCCCAGGAGGACAGGCGGGCCCGAATGTCTGCCTGCCAGCCCCCTGTCCTGTAAATGCCCTGCTGCCAAAGCCAAAGCTCCCCAGAGCCCGCCCCAAGGAGGCCCCTCCGGCCACACTGACAGAGATACTCTTGTGGCCCCCCAAGTTATAGAGGCTTCGGCTGCCAAAGCCACCTGTGCTGGGGCCACAGCGGGTCCCTCCACCACTGCCACTGTTCCGGGACACCGTCACTGAGCTGAAGCTGGTGCGGGCCTGGGACCCACCCCCTCCACTGGCAGAGTTGGAGCTGAAGCCCCCTTTGGTGGAGTATGTTTGCTGAGAGACAGAGGACCTCATAGCTGCAGAGAGGCCAGAGGGCAGGACGAGAGGGCAGGAAGGGAGTGCCGTGAGCTGCTGGGCCACCGTGGGCTTTTTATCTTTTCCCAGCTGGGCCGGCTCCCCAGCTCCACAGACACTCCTGCCCCATCACCccagggggagagggaggggtcCTGTGGGCCGCAGGGAGTTCCCTCTCCCCCAGCAGGAGGGAGGGGCCCTCCTGGTTATCACCTGTGCTCCAGAGCTGGGGCTGAGCTGAGACTGTCTGGGGCAGGATGCCACCTTCTCCCCCTGCCTCCAGGCTCTCCTTGGTTGGCACAGGATGATACGGGCTCCCACGGCCACCCCCACCACCCAGTGGCTGCCTTGCTGTCCTCCTACCCAGCCCCAGTGGCCGCTGTCAATAGAGCTCTGTTCTATGGGGTTTGTCCCAGGCCCCTGTTGTAAGCCAAGGCTGCAGGGCCTGGGGCTGTGCAGGTGGTAGGAGAAGGAGCATTGAGCAATGGGCTGCCAGAGGGAGCATCCAGGTCTGctcccttcccacccccagcccacgGCCCACCGTTCCTCACAGGTCCAGGGTAGGTGACACAGGTGACAGGGTGAGAGTGGGGCTAGCCTGTGCCTCTGCCATAGAATGGCAGAGCCTTCTGGGAAGTGAGCCTGTGCAGGCAAAGTGAATTCAAAGACAGAAAGAGGGTCCCTGCCCAACCATGGGGGCAAGGCACTTGATCAGGAGGTCGAGAAGGCCTGGGGTCCTCAGACAGGGCCCAGAAGCCTGGGAGCAAAGGACACTCTTATGGAGGCTGAAGAGACAGCAGGGGATTTAACCAATACCTGAGATCCCTGACCCTCTGCACCACAGCAGAGTCCCCACAGAAAGGTTCAGCCACTTTGGAGGGAGCTGGAGGTGGGCTGAGGACACAGACCACCCTGGGTGGAGACAGGCACGGCTCCAAAAGGCAAGTGTTCTGAAAAAGCCCCAGGAGGCCCATGCAGAAACCCCGTCACTCCCATCTTCCCCTGCCCCCCATGCAGGAGCCCATGTGTCTGATTCAGAGGGGCTAGGGGAGCTCCTTAAATCACCTCATATGGTCGCCCCCAACTTCCTATTCACCTCAGTCTGCTGGGACCAAACAAAGCCCCAAGCAAAGACAGAGATGTCAACTGTCAGGGCCAAGGGGTGATTGAGGAGGTGACTTTAGACACTGGCCCTCCTCACCCCCTTCATCTCTCAGCAAGAAGATGGGCTCAAAGTGAACAGAGACTTGCCTGAAAAAAAAGAGCGAGGACAGCATCGTtgtgctccccacccccacaagaTGAGCAGAACAACCAACCAGCCTGTGTCCCCAGGATCCCAAAAGAGAGGACATGGGACTGCCATGGAGAAGGCTTGGCCTCCCTCCCTTGTTCGCCACAGCCCAGGGAGGGCAAGTGAAGAGACTGCCTGTTCCAGGACCAGAGGGAGCTGTGGGATCTTCTCCTAGGGCCCCTGGGAGGCTGTAAGTGGCTCCCAGTTGCTTGAAGAAGTTGAACCCAGCTCCCACGAGGAATGGGAGTGACAGCACTTGCAGAACTAGTCCCTTAATAGCCAAGAGGAGATTTTGGAGTTAGGACACTGGGCATTTGGGGAGCCAAGCCGAGCCATCTCCCACACTGAGCTGCGTGTCCTGGGGCAACTCGCAACTTCTCTGAGCCCCATTTCCTCCTCTGCCTATAAGCAGGGCCCTCCATGGAAGCCCTTTGGAAAAGCAATCCCTGGATGAAGCCGCCACTTCCCACTGACCTTTGTTTCCTTTACCCAGGCTGAGATcactttctcagcctcccttaTCTCTCCCTGGGCCATGTGGGAGGAGAAAACAGTCATGAGTGGGCCCTAGCCTCTAGGATGTGGCTGTGGGCCCCCTCTGAGTCACAGGACAGCCAGGCTGGTGGGAGTGAGAGGCAGTCGGTAAACACAAGTCTCACCTCACCTCAGACACTGACACTCACGCCATCCCTCGCACACATTTACCAAGCATGTTCTCTGGGCCAGGCTTTGTGCTGGGAGCTGGTGACAGGTGCACAAGGCCCAGGGCACACTCTCATGGAGCTCCCGGCTTGCTGCTTGAAGacagcctccctcccacccaGGCTCACAGTCCAGGCCCAGACAGAAGCCTGGGAGGCCACTTTGCCTCCACCAGCCCTCACCACTCTACCTTCAGACAGGACATGCAAGCTAAGACCTTCTTTCTATAGCCCAGGGAGGAGTGGTTtcctcccctcctgccctccACAGAGAGGAAGAGCTGCTGCACACTGCTATACTCATTACTGAGGGGCTCCATCTCTGGAGACTGTCACCTGCCCAGAGTCCCCCCCGATGGCAGGACACAAAAGCAGAGGGGATAGAAGGTTGCTGCCGCCGAAGGGAGGGGGCAAGATAGTGGATACTGCCAACCTAGCGCCTACCGTGGGCCAGGCTGGGTGCCGAGTAATAAGAAAGTTATAGGAACAAAGGAGCCTCCAAAGGGTAGGGCTTTCTGAGCTAATTATCATCATTTTTACAGTCAGCATTTACTCAGCACATACTATGAGGCAGACAGTGGCCTGGGCACCATCCCTGCAATGGTATGTTGAGTCTTCACGATGGTGATGCTCCATCTGCCTCCCTCCCGCTCCATTCTCCACCCTCCTCTGACCCTTGTGGGCTGCTCCCTGGCACTCTGGCTTCCAGTTGGGTTGACCAAAGGGAGACACCAGCAGGTGatcagagggaggagagaggtcAGGTGTTTCTTCCCAGCTCCCTCCCTACTTCCAACCCCTTCAGACCACTGTCTGGGGTCACGGCTGCGTCTCCCCAAGATTACAGCTTCTGCCACCTCACTGCTTCTCTTGACCTTCAGCTCTATATAAGGCGACCAGCCCATCCTGATTTTCTCAGGACTGCCCAGCTTTAGCTCTGCAAGTCCTCTCAGTCTTGAGCACACTGAGAGGGTGGACCTCGCTCTAGGGGTGGTAACAGCTTCCCGCCATTGCTGGTCCCTGGCCTCTCCATCCCTGTTCCCTCAGCCCTACCTACACCACTGTAAGTAATCCTTTCGTTAAAGTCAGTTTAGCCCTCTCAGGCCCTCACTTCCAAGAcgacaaagaaaagaaggaacaacAATCACGCCCAAGGCCACGTGCAGCCTATTCACTGCACAAACTCTACCTGAAACGTGCCCGAGGGCAAGGCCATTAAGAAAGTCTTCATCTGAAAACACGGTAGAGGCCACCACCGTCAGGGACATTTCCAAAGTGAGTGTCTTGGATGTCTGGGTGCTTCCCAGGCTGAATGTGAAACTGCATTACCGTGTGAGGGGAGCCACTCACAGCAGGCCAGGCAGGAAGCAGCCTTGTGAAGCCCAGAAGGACCCAACACCCATATCCCGATTCAGAACGGCAGGTGCTGCCCGCAACCTCTGCCAAAGCCCATGTAAGGGGCTGAATCCCTCAGCACTAAAGAAAGACTATCCTCTGGGAGGTGGGGGGGAAATggaaattatacttttttaaaaagtcaatttaatTGAACTACCTTGGATGAATTTCGTTTCCTTCTGGGATCCTAGTGGCACAGTCGCCACACAGCCCTGTGAGGTACATATTATTATTActctctttttacagatgaggtaactgaAGAGGTCAAGCCGCTTGATCAAGGTAGCCCCACTAGGAAacggcagagctgggattcaaacctaggAGTTCTAGCCACATCCTCACTGGTTCCTGTCTCCTTCACACAAAGATGAAAAGCCTTCTTACATAATTTGGATGGAGAGATTCATGGATGTGAGGAAAGGCCTGCCCTCCCTCTAAAGCAAGGACAGGTGTAATGTGAACTCCTGCAGCCCAGACAGTGGAGTGTGAGGTTGAGCAAGGTCCCCCACCTGGGTCTGGAAAGCAAGAATGGGGAAAGAGCAACTGCAGGCACCCATGAGGCTACTGGGGGTGGGTAGAAAAGGTGATCCTTCCAGCCCCTCCTGGCACCCCACCCGACTCCCACACTCCTGGCTGCCTACAGAGTTTcctgaaggagaggaaggaggagaagttTCCAGCCTCATGTTCAGACTTGCCCAAAGATAAGATGAGAGCTAACAGATAAGGGGGTAGGGGCAGACTTTGACCCCCAAGTCTCCATCAGAGCCCCCAGGCACAAGCTGAGCACATCCTCATCCTGGGTGCAGGAGAGCCAGGCTAATTGAGAAGCTGAGTCCCTGACCAGAACCAGACAGACACAGAGCCCGGGACAGCAACAGGTGCAGCCAGACTGCCAGGGACAGGAAGAGCCCAGCAGGTTAAACATGAGAATTAGAAAATCTTCCTAGGAGGAGAAAAATTTGGTGCACAgtcaggaagaaggaagggggcTGCCCCCAGTCAGAACTAGAACCTCTTAAAACAGGCAATTGATGAGGAAGTGAGCTACAAGCACAGCTAAAACATCAGTGGAAGTATGCAAGATGGAGGGCACCCCGAGGAACACACTGGAGGGCTTGAAGGATCCCTTGATAGAGTGGCTGGTAGGTGGAGTGAGATGCCAATAGGACCCGTTTGGACACACATATGCCACAGATTGCCTTTCAAGGAGAGGAGGCTCGGGAGCCACACAGCTTTTGTTTTGCTGGGTGAGGTGTGCAAGCACTTAGAGCATTCAGAACAGCAGGAAGAGAGACTTTATTGATTTTTGCAACATCTGCTGTGAGCTGGCTTGGGCTGTGGGCAGTGGACACAGAATTGGCCGTGCAGAGCCAGCTGATGTGGGGAGCAGGCCAAATGTGTTCAGAAAGAGGTGGCTGCTGGCTCACTCAGTAGGTGATGGATGTCTTCAGACTTGACTCAACTGTCTTCTTCAGGATGGTGTGGCAGCTGGAGCCAGAGCTGGAGCCAGACACAGAGCAGGAACCCAAAACAGGGTCCTTCCCAGAGCTCAGGGTAATGTTGGAGCCTCCAGTCACGATGCTGGTGCAGCATGACCCAGAGCTGCCTTTCCCGCCACCAAGTCCACAAGTGCTCCCCAAGCTTCCACCAACTCCTCCAGACACGACAGTGCTGCCTCCCACCGAGGCTGCCAAGAAATGCACCGGGTCAGGGCAGGGTCCTCAGCTCCCCATGGGGATCCCATCCCCAAAGTCCCCTGATACTCACAGATAGTGACCTGGCTGGGGCACTCCCCAGACATCCTAGGGGAAAAAGGACAAGAGAGGGATGCGCTAAGAAATACTGCAAAGAATGCATCCCCACGAGCTTTTAAGCCCCTCAGAGCAGGTCACCCACCCTCTCAGCAGATAAAATCCACAGTCCCCAACTTAAAATATCTCTCTGCAGCGTCGGTTGCCCTTAGCGACTCACAATGTCAGGAAATCTCTCGGAATCCTCTTTAGCAAGCAGCTCACTGTGTTGGCATCCCAtcctcctcccccacctcatATTCCCAGGTCCCTCCAAGCCTCCCTCACCTGCACTCCTCGCCCTCCAGCAGCCTGCGGTAGGTGGCAATCTCCACATCCAGGGAAAGCTTTGTGCTCATCAGCTCCTGGTACTTGCACAGCAGCTGGGCCAGGTTCTGCTTGGCCGTCCTCAGAGCAGCCTCCAGCTCATCCACCTTGGCCTGAGCGTCCTTGAGGGCCAGCTCCCCACGCTGCTCAGCATCAGCGATGGCAGCCTGCAGGCTGGCGTTCTGGAAGCGGGGTAGAAATGAGCGAGAAAGTGGTTGTAAGTCCAACATAGCCTCTCAAAGCACCCCCTGTGGATATCACTTGAGGGCTGGGGTGGATCATAATCTCATGAGCTCAAAATTATCCATGGCCGTCTGCACCAACACCACCCCTGCAACAGGCTCCCCTTATTCTAAGGGAAGGTATTGCTTCCCTCACTTCCTTACCTCCTGCAGTAGGTTGAAGAGAATCCCCCAAGACTTTCATGTCCACCCAGGACcccagaatgtgatcttattggaagtagggtctttacagatgtaattaatTAAGGATCTCATGATCATATCATACCATATTTAAGgtgagccctaaatccaatgactggtgtccttatgaatagaagagagaacacagagacagacacagagagaagaactcatcagaagagagaggcagggctgggcgtggtggctcatgtctgtaatcccagcactttaggaggccaaggcaggcagactacaggagttcaagaccaccctggctaacacggtgaaaccctgtctctactaaaaatttaaaaaaaaaaaaaatagctcaccgtggt carries:
- the KRT78 gene encoding keratin, type II cytoskeletal 78 isoform X4, which codes for MELEGKLETLREYICFLKHLNEEELGQLQTQVSDTSVVLSMDNNRYLDFSSIITEVRARYEEIARTSKAEAEALYQTKYQELQMSAQLHEDRMQETKVQISRLHQEIQRLQSQIENLKKQNASLQAAIADAEQRGELALKDAQAKVDELEAALRTAKQNLAQLLCKYQELMSTKLSLDVEIATYRRLLEGEECRMSGECPSQVTISSVGGSTVVSGGVGGSLGSTCGLGGGKGSSGSCCTSIVTGGSNITLSSGKDPVLGSCSVSGSSSGSSCHTILKKTVESSLKTSITY